In Massilia violaceinigra, the following are encoded in one genomic region:
- a CDS encoding DNA-binding protein, with protein sequence MGREASITLAQVAAIADAMVAAGTTPALRTVRERLGNMGSLGTISKLLQQWRADREKKIASALTLPAGVQRAILEFMGQELSSAKATLEIELAEQQQEAADLATENERQAAEIERQVDALTALQVDLATVQGKAGQLELDWQAGQVEMERERKAAESARTELAKAQLRLEAMPRLEADLVAVREELAVERTARVVAEQAAAVAAARFDASERRAGEIEAREQAAVSHITELERMAQQAARELASANLAVQASQARFESAARELEQARTLVAATRDESKRASEEAAELRGQVRADALAAQDAAKRVNEDEHRAKTPPSKK encoded by the coding sequence ATGGGTAGAGAAGCGAGCATCACACTGGCCCAAGTAGCCGCCATTGCGGACGCCATGGTTGCGGCCGGAACCACGCCGGCCTTGCGCACTGTGCGTGAGCGCCTGGGAAACATGGGGAGCCTGGGCACGATCAGCAAGCTGTTGCAGCAATGGCGGGCGGATCGGGAAAAGAAGATCGCTAGCGCGTTGACCCTGCCGGCGGGCGTACAGCGCGCCATCCTTGAATTCATGGGTCAGGAACTGTCCAGCGCAAAAGCCACGCTGGAAATCGAGCTGGCTGAGCAGCAGCAGGAGGCGGCCGATCTCGCCACCGAGAACGAGCGCCAGGCTGCCGAGATCGAGCGTCAGGTCGACGCGCTGACGGCGCTGCAGGTGGACCTGGCTACCGTGCAGGGCAAGGCGGGTCAATTAGAGCTCGACTGGCAGGCCGGCCAGGTCGAAATGGAACGCGAACGCAAGGCGGCCGAGTCGGCGCGTACGGAGTTGGCCAAGGCCCAGTTGCGCCTCGAGGCGATGCCGCGGCTGGAAGCGGATCTCGTCGCGGTGCGCGAGGAACTGGCCGTCGAACGCACCGCCCGCGTGGTGGCCGAGCAAGCGGCGGCGGTCGCGGCGGCCAGGTTCGATGCGAGCGAGCGCCGCGCCGGCGAGATCGAGGCGCGCGAGCAAGCAGCTGTCAGCCACATCACCGAACTGGAGCGGATGGCGCAGCAAGCGGCGCGCGAGCTGGCATCGGCCAACCTGGCTGTGCAGGCCAGCCAGGCGCGGTTCGAAAGTGCGGCACGCGAGCTGGAACAAGCGCGGACTCTGGTCGCCGCCACGCGCGATGAATCCAAACGCGCCAGCGAGGAAGCGGCTGAGCTGCGCGGCCAGGTTCGTGCCGATGCGCTCGCCGCTCAGGATGCCGCCAAGCGCGTCAATGAGGACGAGCATCGCGCAAAGACCCCGCCGTCCAAGAAGTAA
- a CDS encoding tyrosine-type recombinase/integrase, whose protein sequence is MIALWLRRPNLSPRTVRNCRKEADRFLYWIRAHGKQLVDVRYEDLLAFAAFIADPQPADQWISATRFPRVDPRWRPFCGRLADVSQLQALTVIKSLFRWGYAAEYLAANPAQLLTGMRAIGGDAVVRHLPPAAISLLLDAADVLQDDTPGAALRRARARFLVQAYYLTAARLGELASADMRSIRRDDSGAWWLHVLGKGSKRGKVPVTPALLAEFRQYRQAFGLPALPAPGDTTSLVLATRGPQRGASHYAIAAALKSVIERARVMAVQAGLIEIADRLSRASTHWLRHSSVTHQANSGVPLKTVQLNARHASIKTTGRYLHKDDAERHAETVATIAIRLPDAG, encoded by the coding sequence TTGATCGCGCTTTGGCTGCGCCGGCCGAACCTGTCGCCGCGCACCGTACGCAATTGCCGCAAGGAGGCCGACCGCTTCCTGTACTGGATTCGCGCACACGGCAAACAGTTGGTCGACGTCCGCTACGAAGACCTGCTGGCGTTCGCCGCTTTCATCGCCGATCCGCAGCCGGCCGACCAGTGGATCAGCGCAACGCGGTTCCCGCGCGTCGACCCGCGCTGGCGGCCATTCTGCGGCCGGCTGGCCGACGTGTCGCAGCTGCAGGCGCTGACCGTCATCAAGAGCCTGTTTCGCTGGGGGTACGCGGCCGAGTACCTGGCCGCCAATCCGGCCCAGCTGCTCACCGGCATGCGCGCCATCGGCGGCGACGCGGTCGTGCGCCATCTGCCGCCGGCCGCGATATCTCTGCTGCTCGACGCGGCCGACGTCCTGCAGGACGACACGCCCGGCGCCGCGCTGCGCCGCGCGCGCGCGCGCTTCCTGGTGCAGGCGTATTACCTGACGGCGGCGCGTCTGGGCGAGCTGGCCAGCGCGGACATGCGCAGCATTCGCCGCGACGACAGCGGCGCGTGGTGGCTGCATGTCCTTGGTAAGGGCAGCAAGCGCGGGAAGGTGCCGGTGACGCCGGCGCTCCTGGCCGAGTTCCGCCAGTACCGCCAGGCGTTCGGCCTGCCCGCGCTGCCGGCGCCTGGCGACACAACGTCGCTCGTGCTGGCGACCCGCGGCCCCCAGCGCGGCGCCAGCCATTACGCGATCGCCGCCGCGCTCAAGAGCGTCATCGAGCGCGCCCGCGTCATGGCCGTGCAAGCCGGCTTGATCGAGATCGCCGACCGCTTGTCGCGCGCGTCGACCCACTGGCTGCGCCATTCGTCCGTCACGCATCAGGCCAACAGCGGCGTACCGCTCAAGACCGTCCAGCTCAATGCGCGCCATGCCTCGATCAAGACCACCGGGCGGTACCTGCACAAGGACGACGCCGAGCGCCATGCGGAAACCGTCGCGACAATCGCGATTCGTCTTCCGGATGCCGGATAG